One Panicum virgatum strain AP13 chromosome 3N, P.virgatum_v5, whole genome shotgun sequence DNA segment encodes these proteins:
- the LOC120666138 gene encoding selenoprotein H-like, which translates to MPPKRKSPAVGSPRKTRSMAAAGKRGAEAAPAKAVPAKKKEEEAAVAEQKGRKRAKTDEAVTAAAEPKGRKRGKKVAEEAAPAPAEEDGGDAAAEGKRVIVEACTQCRQFKIRAQKVKEDLESSVPGISVIINPQKPRRGCLEIREEGGEVFISLRNMPRPFTPMKKLDMDEVIKDIAKKIS; encoded by the exons ATGCCTCCCAAGCGCAAGTCCCCGGCGGTGGGTTCCCCGCGGAAGACGCGGAGCATGGCGGCCGCAGGGAAGCGGGGCGCGGAGGCTGCTCCGGCGAAGGCGGTGCCggccaagaagaaggaagaggaggcggcggttgcCGAGCAGAAGGGGAGGAAGAGGGCCAAGACGGACGAGGCGGTGACGGCGGCCGCCGAGCCGAAGGGGAGGAAGAGGGGCAAGAAGGtggcagaggaggcggcgccggcgccggcggaggaggatggAGGCGATGCGGCGGCGGAAGGGAAGCGCGTCATCGTCGAGGCCTG CACTCAATGCAGACAGTTTAAGATACGAGCTCAGAAGGTGAAGGAGGACCTGGAAAGTTCTGTTCCTGGGATTTCTGTGATAATCAACCCTCAGAAG CCACGGCGCGGTTGCCTCGAGATACGTGAAGAAGGAGGTGAAGTGTTCATATCACTTCGG AACATGCCACGCCCCTTCACACCAATGAAGAAACTCGATATGGATGAGGTTATCAAGGACATTGCCAAGAAAATCTCCTAA
- the LOC120667876 gene encoding non-specific lipid transfer protein GPI-anchored 25-like has protein sequence AASLVPAPAASAADAPASASASASTYAAARCAATIVSISPCLPHVAAVAPPLASSPPAPTDACCVAFLRAVYPSGGGGGDGCLCHLLRNPFFLGFPVDAARLGALLPACAAGNSFAAATVEAATLFADACRELKALPELHVTPQSTEWLEISPAAATPQSVSKPIETAPPARSLVRSGAEDSRRSHCIPIAALILTAAAAGAVVT, from the exons gcCGCGTCCCTTGTCccggccccggcggcctccGCTGCGGACGCTCCcgcctcggcgtcggcgtccgcgTCCACCTACGCCGCCGCGCGGTGCGCGGCGACGATCGTGTCCATCTCGCCGTGCCTGCCGCACGTGGcggccgtggcgccgccgctggcctcgTCCCCGCCCGCGCCCACCGACGCCTGCTGCGTCGCCTTCCTCCGCGCCGTGTACCCgtcgggaggaggcggaggggacGGCTGCCTCTGCCACCTGCTCCGCAACCCGTTCTTCCTCGGCTTCCCCGTCGACGCCGCTCGCCTCGGCGCGCTCCTCCCCGCCTGCGCCGCGGGCaactccttcgccgccgccaccgtcgaggCCGCCACCCTCTTCGCCGACGCCTGCCGAG AGCTCAAGGCGCTGCCAGAATTGCATGTCACGCCCCAGTCAACAGAATGGCTAGAAATTTCTCCAG ctgctgctaccCCTCAGTCAGTGTCCAAGCCGATAGAGACTGCTCCACCAGCCAGGTCATTGGTTCGGTCAGGCGCTGAGGACTCTCGTCGTTCCCACTGCATTCCAATTGCTGCATTGATcctcacagcagcagcagcaggagctgtGGTCACGTAG
- the LOC120667875 gene encoding proteasome subunit alpha type-7-A-like: MSPPPIHDASSPDLATRDADSPPHLASKEFRLYDRAITVFSPDGHLFQVEYALEAVRKGNTAVGVRGTDTVVLSVLIHHARVECQNHRLTVDDPITVQYITRYIAGLQQKYTQSGAVRPFSLSTLIVGFDPYTDKPALYQTDPSGTFSIWKANATGRNSNSMREFLEKNYKETSG; encoded by the exons ATGTCGCCTCCCCCGATCCACGACGCCTCCTCCCCCGACCTGGCAACCCGCGACGCCGACTCACCACCG CACCTTGCTAGCAAGGAATTTCGTCTATATGACCGCGCGATCACCGTCTTCTCCCCCGACGGCCACCTCTTCCAGGTCGAGTACGCCCTCGAGGCCGTCCGCAAGGGTAACACCGCCGTCGGCGTCCGCGGCACCGACACCGTCGTCCTCA GCGTGCTCATCCACCATGCGCGGGTCGAGTGCCAGAACCACCGACTCACCGTCGATGACCCGATCACCGTCCAATACATCACCCGCTACATCGCCGGCCTGCAGCAGAAGTACACACAGAGTGGTGCAGTCCGCCCCTTCAGCCTCTCCACCCTCATTGTCGGCTTTGACCCCTACACCGACAAGCCGGCCCTGTACCAGACCGACCCATCCGGTACCTTTTCTATCTGGAAGGCCAACGCCACGGGGAGGAACTCCAACTCCATGAGAGAATTCCTCGAGAAGAACTACAAGGAGACCTCTGGCTAG